In Musa acuminata AAA Group cultivar baxijiao chromosome BXJ2-8, Cavendish_Baxijiao_AAA, whole genome shotgun sequence, one genomic interval encodes:
- the LOC135619042 gene encoding protein NRT1/ PTR FAMILY 6.3-like produces the protein MAGLPETGREGETLSDAWDLKGRPAVKSQTGGWTSASMILGVELCERLTTLGIAVNLVTYLTATMHLGSAASANAVTNFLGTSFMLCLLGGFVADTFLGRYLTIAIFTAVQASGVTILTISTAAPGLRPPACADPLTGGCVRANGTQMGVLYLGLYLTALGTGGLKSSVSGFGSDQFDEGDGAEKKQMLRFFSWFFFFISIGSLMAVTVLVYIQDNLGRRWGYGICAVAIVLGLAVFLSGTSRYRFKRLVGSPLTQIAAVVTGAWRKRALDLPADPSMLHDVDAAGGDCTPGEKSGKKKKKQKLPHTKEFRFLDRAAVVEGGAAVEQSKWRLSTLTDVEEVKQVIRMLPTWATTIMFWTVYAQMTTFSVSQATTMERRIGSSFEIPAGSLTVFFVGSILLTVPAYDRLVVPAARRLTGNPHGLTPLQRIAVGLALSILAMCAAALTERKRLAAAWTDPTAAAVVPLSVFWLIPQFFLVGAGEAFTYIGQLDFFLRECPKGMKTMSTGLFLSTLSLGFFLSSALVTIVHRVTGESGKGAWLPDDLNKGKLYDFYWLLAALSVVNLVVFVVAARGYVYKEKRTADDGTHVVGLEDEVCCHA, from the exons ATGGCTGGCTTACCTGAGACTGGCAGAGAGGGAGAAACCCTCTCCGACGCATGGGACTTGAAGGGCCGCCCGGCTGTCAAGTCACAGACCGGCGGCTGGACTTCCGCCTCCATGATCTTAG GGGTGGAGCTGTGCGAGAGGCTGACGACACTGGGCATCGCGGTGAACCTGGTGACGTACCTGACCGCCACCATGCACCTCGGCAGTGCCGCCTCCGCCAacgctgtcaccaacttcctgggAACTTCCTTCATGCTCTGCCTCCTCGGCGGCTTTGTCGCCGACACCTTCCTCGGCCG ATACCTCACCATCGCCATCTTCACCGCCGTTCAAGCCTCT GGGGTAACTATCTTGACCATATCGACGGCTGCGCCGGGTCTGAGGCCGCCGGCGTGCGCTGATCCGTTGACCGGCGGTTGCGTGCGGGCGAACGGGACGCAAATGGGCGTGCTGTATCTGGGACTCTACCTGACGGCGCTCGGGACGGGCGGGCTCAAGTCGAGCGTGTCCGGCTTCGGGTCGGACCAGTTCGACGAAGGCGACGGAGCCGAGAAGAAGCAGATGCTGCGGTTCTTCAGCTGGTTCTTCTTCTTCATAAGCATCGGATCGCTGATGGCCGTGACCGTGCTGGTCTACATCCAGGACAACCTCGGCCGACGGTGGGGCTATGGCATCTGCGCCGTGGCAATCGTCCTCGGCCTGGCCGTGTTCTTGTCCGGCACCAGCAGGTACCGGTTTAAGAGGCTGGTGGGGAGCCCGCTAACCCAGATCGCCGCCGTCGTCACCGGCGCGTGGAGGAAGAGGGCCCTCGACTTGCCTGCGGACCCTTCCATGCTCCACGACGTCGACGCCGCCGGAGGAGATTGCACCCCCGGCGAGAAGAgcggcaagaagaagaagaagcagaagctgCCTCACACCAAAGAGTTCCG CTTCTTGGACCGGGCGGCCGTCGTGGAAGGAGGCGCCGCTGTGGAGCAAAGCAAGTGGCGGCTCTCCACCTTGACGGACGTGGAGGAGGTGAAGCAAGTGATCCGGATGCTCCCCACCTGGGCCACCACCATCATGTTCTGGACCGTCTACGCCCAGATGACCACCTTCTCTGTGTCGCAGGCCACTACCATGGAGCGCCGCATCGGCTCCTCCTTCGAGATACCCGCTGGCTCCCTCACCGTCTTCTTCGTTGGCTCCATCCTCCTCACCGTCCCCGCCTACGACCGCCTCGTCGTCCCCGCCGCCCGCCGCCTCACTGGGAACCCCCACGGCCTCACTCCCCTGCAGCGCATCGCTGTCGGCCTCGCCCTCTCCATCCTCGCCATGTGCGCCGCCGCGCTCACCGAGCGCAAGCGCCTCGCCGCCGCCTGGACTGACCCGACCGCCGCCGCCGTGGTGCCCCTCAGCGTCTTCTGGCTCATCCCCCAGTTCTTCCTGGTGGGGGCGGGCGAGGCGTTCACCTACATCGGACAGCTGGACTTCTTCCTGAGGGAGTGCCCCAAGGGGATGAAGACCATGAGCACCGGGCTGTTCCTCAGCACGCTCTCGCTCGGCTTCTTCCTGAGCTCGGCGCTTGTCACCATCGTCCACCGGGTGACAGGGGAGAGCGGCAAGGGAGCGTGGCTGCCGGACGACCTCAACaaagggaagctctatgacttctACTGGCTCCTGGCGGCGCTCAGCGTGGTGAACCTGGTGGTCTTCGTGGTTGCCGCGAGGGGCTACGTCTACAAGGAGAAGAGGACGGCGGACGACGGCACCCACGTGGTGGGGCTGGAGGACGAGGTCTGCTGCCATGCATGA
- the LOC103993274 gene encoding uncharacterized protein LOC103993274 isoform X2 has translation MADFRQKQDTADQEFRRGLEELVRGHIDGCMTAALASCSSAASAVDNEDDPAPGGGGDGADQLARRRRRSDVAGDDLAETSAAARRHSRILSRWVARQAEEMITTIERRNRESELMALARLHTVSMLDSSFLRESRRSQTTVERPVAARASSVLQRWRELEGASSAVRERRSQPAPSPAATANNSRNGPESRSLAESIDGANLTSNESENNEHHEEGNEPPGLASTAQDREREVTDDRESSREQSPDLGDGWDGERERVRQIVRGWMMGTAVAADAALRTLPRRESPRSDWLGETERERVRLARERVQLVSQQRHAQGSRTGEIERSRSATDHGNASEQARRHLPRLRGRQALHDLVMRNVQERERELQGLSEHRAVSCFAYRSRIQSLLRGRFLRNSGPTEDERRSSVAARELGQLRQHHPVSGLREELNSRQESVMSSQANSRSDAFDSHDTNNLDESQTDTGISEIYEATTTPVTVETENSTESENTEWTEFTSQVENWQENAVGEEDWQQSTEDRFSGWHDGSEAEYSGNWQENIDHAQPHETPEGDAENRHHQVHGYWQEDDPQETLPIWHDESLPPLQGQQSNSIRRVNRFILPDDDNVYSMELRELLSRRSVSNLLRSGFRESLDQLIESYVRRQEHNPFDWDLQRTESVSDSQEVDQGQQRDDMIEDQQISIDETLPMLPSPPMPPPQPLWHSNLHHTNWTRRNIHNSEWDAINDLRADMARLQEGMSHMQQILEACFDMQLELQRAVKQEVSAALIRCSSGQGLHDAQLKGGDTYAKWKEHFF, from the exons ATGGCGGATTTCCGGCAGAAGCAGGACACCGCTGACCAGGAATTCCGACGAGGTTTGGAGGAGCTGGTGCGCGGCCACATAGACGGATGCATGACCGCCGCCCTGGCTTCCTGTAGCTCCGCTGCTTCGGCTGTTGATAACGAGGACGACCCAGCACCcggtggcggcggcgacggagCCGACCAGCTCGCTCGACGAAGGAGGAGGTCGGACGTCGCGGGGGACGACCTCGCGGAGACGTCTGCTGCCGCGCGCCGCCACTCGCGGATCCTGAGCCGGTGGGTGGCACGCCAGGCTGAGGAGATGATTACCACCATCGAGAGGAGGAACCGGGAGTCGGAGCTTATGGCACTCGCGCGGCTCCACACCGTGTCTATGCTCGACAGTTCCTTCCTACGGGAGTCGCGGCGGTCGCAGACGACCGTCGAGCGCCCTGTGGCCGCCCGGGCTTCGTCCGTTCTCCAGAGGTGGCGGGAGCTGGAGGGCGCATCGTCCGCGGTCAGAGAGCGGCGAAGCCAACCCGCCCCGTCCCCCGCGGCCACGGCCAACAACAGTCGGAATGGTCCGGAAAGCCGTAGCCTTGCGGAGTCAATCGACGGCGCTAATCTCACCAGTAATGAGAGCGAAAACAATGAACACCACGAAGAGGGAAACGAGCCACCGGGATTAGCAAGCACGGcgcaagacagagagagagaggttacggACGACAGGGAGTCGAGCAGAGAGCAGTCGCCCGATCTTGGGGACGGTTGGGATGGCGAGAGGGAGAGAGTAAGGCAGATAGTTCGTGGATGGATGATGGGCACCGCTGTGGCAGCGGACGCTGCCTTGCGAACCTTGCCACGAAGAGAGAGCCCTAGGAGTGACTGGCTTGGAGAAACGGAACGGGAGCGTGTGCGGCTGGCGAGGGAGAGAGTGCAGCTGGTGAGCCAGCAGAGGCATGCCCAGGGTAGCAGAACAGGAGAGATCGAGAGATCTCGTTCGGCAACAGACCATGGCAATGCTTCAGAGCAAGCCCGGAGACACCTGCCAAGGTTACGCGGTAGACAAGCTCTGCACGATCTGGTTATGAGAAATGTgcaagagagggagagggagcttCAGGGCTTGTCAGAGCATCGAGCAGTTTCTTGCTTTGCTTATCGCAGTCGAATTCAG TCCTTGCTTCGAGGAAGGTTCTTGCGAAATTCTGGACCAACTGAGGATGAGCGACGCTCTTCTGTTGCAGCTAGAGAATTAGGTCAACTGAGGCAGCACCATCCTGTATCTGGATTAag GGAAGAACTTAACTCCAGACAAGAGAGTGTCATGTCCAGTCAAGCAAACAGTCGATCCGATGCATTTGACAGTCATGATACAAACAACCTTGATGAATCCCAAACAGATACTGGAATTTCTGAGATATATGAAGCAACAACGACACCTGTAACTGTTGAGACGGAAAACAGCACCGAAAGTGAAAATACAGAATGGACAGAATTCACAAGTCAAGTAGAAAATTGGCAGGAAAATGCAGTTGGGGAAGAGGATTGGCAACAGTCTACTGAAGATAGGTTTAGTGGATGGCATGATGGTAGTGAAGCTGAATATAGCGGGAATTGGCAAGAAAATATAGACCATGCACAGCCTCATGAAACACCTGAAGGGGATGCAGAAAATAGACATCATCAAGTGCATGGGTATTGGCAAGAAGATGATCCTCAAGAGACGCTCCCAATTTGGCACGACGAATCTTTACCTCCTCTGCAAGGCCAACAGTCCAATTCTATTAGAAGAGTTAATAGATTTATTCTTCCTGATGATGATAATGTATATAGCATGGAGCTCAGGGAACTCTTAAGCAG GAGAAGCGTCTCTAATCTTCTTCGCAGTGGGTTTCGTGAGAGTCTAGACCAACTAATAGAGTCTTATGTTCGACGGCAAGAACATAATCCATTTGATTGGGATTTACAGAGAACGGAATCTGTATCTGATTCACAAGAGGTAGATCAGGGTCAACAGAGAGATGATATGATTGAGGACCAGCAAATTTCCATTGACGAGACCCTGCCAATGCTGCCATCTCCACCGATGCCACCGCCACAGCCACTTTGGCATTCAAATTTGCATCATACTAATTGGACTCGACGGAACATTCATAATTCA GAATGGGATGCTATTAATGATTTAAGGGCTGATATGGCTAGGCTTCAGGAGggaatgagtcatatgcaacaaaTACTGGAGGCATGCTTCGATATGCAGCTTGAGTTGCAGCGTGCAGTCAAACAGGAAGTTTCAGCAGCTTTAATTCGGTGTTCCAGTGGACAAG GCCTTCATGATGCACAGCTCAAAGGGGGAGATACATATGCTAAATGGAAAGAGCACTTCTTTTAG
- the LOC135619044 gene encoding adenine phosphoribosyltransferase 4-like, with amino-acid sequence MACGKDGEQDSRIGGIAASIRVVPDFPKKGIMFQDITTLLLDPKAFKNTVDLFVERYIGKDVSVVAGIEARGFIFGPPIALAIGAKFVPLRKPRKLPGEVISEKYVLEYGTDCLEMHVGAVQPGDHALVVDDLIATGGTLCAAMNLLERAGAEVVECACVIELPELKGREKLNGKPLYVLVESRCRAFFVSVRVH; translated from the exons ATGGCGTGTGGGAAGGATGGGGAGCAGGACTCTCGCATTGGAGGGATAGCGGCTTCCATCCGCGTCGTCCCCGACTTTCCCAAGAAAG GAATCATGTTCCAGGACATCACCACCCTGTTGCTCGACCCGAAAGCCTTCAAGAACACGGTGGACTTGTTCGTGGAGCGGTACATCGGGAAGGATGTCTCCGTTGTCGCTG GGATTGAGGCTAGAGGCTTTATATTCGGTCCCCCGATTGCTTTGGCAATTGGTGCAAAGTTCGTTCCCTTGAGGAAGCCAAGAAAGTTACCTG GTGAAGTCATTTCAGAAAAGTATGTTCTGGAATATGGGACTGATTGTCTTGAAATGCATGTCGGAGCAGTCCAACCTGGTGACCATGCTTTGGTTGTTGATGATCTGATAGCAACTGGGGGAACTCTTTGTGCTGCCATGAATTTACTTG AGCGTGCTGGGGCTGAGGTGGTTGAATGTGCATGTGTTATTGAACTTCCAGAACTCAAG GGTCGAGAAAAATTAAATGGTAAGCCATTATACGTACTGGTGGAGTCGCGTTGTCGAGCCTTCTTCGTATCAGTTCGTGTACATTAG
- the LOC103993274 gene encoding uncharacterized protein LOC103993274 isoform X1: MADFRQKQDTADQEFRRGLEELVRGHIDGCMTAALASCSSAASAVDNEDDPAPGGGGDGADQLARRRRRSDVAGDDLAETSAAARRHSRILSRWVARQAEEMITTIERRNRESELMALARLHTVSMLDSSFLRESRRSQTTVERPVAARASSVLQRWRELEGASSAVRERRSQPAPSPAATANNSRNGPESRSLAESIDGANLTSNESENNEHHEEGNEPPGLASTAQDREREVTDDRESSREQSPDLGDGWDGERERVRQIVRGWMMGTAVAADAALRTLPRRESPRSDWLGETERERVRLARERVQLVSQQRHAQGSRTGEIERSRSATDHGNASEQARRHLPRLRGRQALHDLVMRNVQERERELQGLSEHRAVSCFAYRSRIQSLLRGRFLRNSGPTEDERRSSVAARELGQLRQHHPVSGLREELNSRQESVMSSQANSRSDAFDSHDTNNLDESQTDTGISEIYEATTTPVTVETENSTESENTEWTEFTSQVENWQENAVGEEDWQQSTEDRFSGWHDGSEAEYSGNWQENIDHAQPHETPEGDAENRHHQVHGYWQEDDPQETLPIWHDESLPPLQGQQSNSIRRVNRFILPDDDNVYSMELRELLSRRSVSNLLRSGFRESLDQLIESYVRRQEHNPFDWDLQRTESVSDSQEVDQGQQRDDMIEDQQISIDETLPMLPSPPMPPPQPLWHSNLHHTNWTRRNIHNSEWDAINDLRADMARLQEGMSHMQQILEACFDMQLELQRAVKQEVSAALIRCSSGQGEEEEYSQDVSRWCHVRKGTCCICCDSHIDSLLYRCGHMCTCSKCANELAQAEGKCPLCRAPILEVIRAYSVA; the protein is encoded by the exons ATGGCGGATTTCCGGCAGAAGCAGGACACCGCTGACCAGGAATTCCGACGAGGTTTGGAGGAGCTGGTGCGCGGCCACATAGACGGATGCATGACCGCCGCCCTGGCTTCCTGTAGCTCCGCTGCTTCGGCTGTTGATAACGAGGACGACCCAGCACCcggtggcggcggcgacggagCCGACCAGCTCGCTCGACGAAGGAGGAGGTCGGACGTCGCGGGGGACGACCTCGCGGAGACGTCTGCTGCCGCGCGCCGCCACTCGCGGATCCTGAGCCGGTGGGTGGCACGCCAGGCTGAGGAGATGATTACCACCATCGAGAGGAGGAACCGGGAGTCGGAGCTTATGGCACTCGCGCGGCTCCACACCGTGTCTATGCTCGACAGTTCCTTCCTACGGGAGTCGCGGCGGTCGCAGACGACCGTCGAGCGCCCTGTGGCCGCCCGGGCTTCGTCCGTTCTCCAGAGGTGGCGGGAGCTGGAGGGCGCATCGTCCGCGGTCAGAGAGCGGCGAAGCCAACCCGCCCCGTCCCCCGCGGCCACGGCCAACAACAGTCGGAATGGTCCGGAAAGCCGTAGCCTTGCGGAGTCAATCGACGGCGCTAATCTCACCAGTAATGAGAGCGAAAACAATGAACACCACGAAGAGGGAAACGAGCCACCGGGATTAGCAAGCACGGcgcaagacagagagagagaggttacggACGACAGGGAGTCGAGCAGAGAGCAGTCGCCCGATCTTGGGGACGGTTGGGATGGCGAGAGGGAGAGAGTAAGGCAGATAGTTCGTGGATGGATGATGGGCACCGCTGTGGCAGCGGACGCTGCCTTGCGAACCTTGCCACGAAGAGAGAGCCCTAGGAGTGACTGGCTTGGAGAAACGGAACGGGAGCGTGTGCGGCTGGCGAGGGAGAGAGTGCAGCTGGTGAGCCAGCAGAGGCATGCCCAGGGTAGCAGAACAGGAGAGATCGAGAGATCTCGTTCGGCAACAGACCATGGCAATGCTTCAGAGCAAGCCCGGAGACACCTGCCAAGGTTACGCGGTAGACAAGCTCTGCACGATCTGGTTATGAGAAATGTgcaagagagggagagggagcttCAGGGCTTGTCAGAGCATCGAGCAGTTTCTTGCTTTGCTTATCGCAGTCGAATTCAG TCCTTGCTTCGAGGAAGGTTCTTGCGAAATTCTGGACCAACTGAGGATGAGCGACGCTCTTCTGTTGCAGCTAGAGAATTAGGTCAACTGAGGCAGCACCATCCTGTATCTGGATTAag GGAAGAACTTAACTCCAGACAAGAGAGTGTCATGTCCAGTCAAGCAAACAGTCGATCCGATGCATTTGACAGTCATGATACAAACAACCTTGATGAATCCCAAACAGATACTGGAATTTCTGAGATATATGAAGCAACAACGACACCTGTAACTGTTGAGACGGAAAACAGCACCGAAAGTGAAAATACAGAATGGACAGAATTCACAAGTCAAGTAGAAAATTGGCAGGAAAATGCAGTTGGGGAAGAGGATTGGCAACAGTCTACTGAAGATAGGTTTAGTGGATGGCATGATGGTAGTGAAGCTGAATATAGCGGGAATTGGCAAGAAAATATAGACCATGCACAGCCTCATGAAACACCTGAAGGGGATGCAGAAAATAGACATCATCAAGTGCATGGGTATTGGCAAGAAGATGATCCTCAAGAGACGCTCCCAATTTGGCACGACGAATCTTTACCTCCTCTGCAAGGCCAACAGTCCAATTCTATTAGAAGAGTTAATAGATTTATTCTTCCTGATGATGATAATGTATATAGCATGGAGCTCAGGGAACTCTTAAGCAG GAGAAGCGTCTCTAATCTTCTTCGCAGTGGGTTTCGTGAGAGTCTAGACCAACTAATAGAGTCTTATGTTCGACGGCAAGAACATAATCCATTTGATTGGGATTTACAGAGAACGGAATCTGTATCTGATTCACAAGAGGTAGATCAGGGTCAACAGAGAGATGATATGATTGAGGACCAGCAAATTTCCATTGACGAGACCCTGCCAATGCTGCCATCTCCACCGATGCCACCGCCACAGCCACTTTGGCATTCAAATTTGCATCATACTAATTGGACTCGACGGAACATTCATAATTCA GAATGGGATGCTATTAATGATTTAAGGGCTGATATGGCTAGGCTTCAGGAGggaatgagtcatatgcaacaaaTACTGGAGGCATGCTTCGATATGCAGCTTGAGTTGCAGCGTGCAGTCAAACAGGAAGTTTCAGCAGCTTTAATTCGGTGTTCCAGTGGACAAG gggaggaagaagagtacTCGCAGGATGTATCGAGATGGTGTCACGTGAGAAAAGGGACTTGTTGCATCTGCTGTGATAGTCACATCGATTCTCTTCTTTACAG ATGTGGGCACATGTGTACATGTTCAAAGTGTGCAAACGAGTTGGCTCAAGCTGAAGGCAAGTGCCCGTTGTGCCGAGCACCAATACTTGAGGTAATTCGAGCCTACTCTGTAGCGTAA
- the LOC103993277 gene encoding protein NRT1/ PTR FAMILY 6.3, which produces MASLPETAGEGKTLPDAWDFKGRPAVKSRTGGWSCAATILGVELCERLTTLGIAVNLVTYLTGTMHLGSAASANIVTNFLGTSFMLCLLGGFIADTYLGRYLTIAIFTAVQASGVTILTISTAAPGLRPPACDGSYSGGCVRASGLQLGVLYLGLYLTALGTGGLKSSVSGFGSDQFDETDGAEKKQMTKFFSWFFFFISLGSLMAVTVLVYIQDNLGRPWGYGICAVAIVFGLVVLLSGTRRYRFKRLVGSPLTQVAVVVASSWRKRRLALPADPSMLYDLDSNVGGAENNKKKQKLLHSKQFRFLDRAAIVEDDATTEQSKRRLSTLTDVEEVKQVIRMLPTWATTIMFWTVYAQMTTFSVSQATTMDRRIGPSFEIPAGSLTVFFVGSILLTVPVYDRLVVPAARRVTGNPHGLTPLQRIAVGLALSILAMCAAALTERKRLAAAWTDPTDTAGVVPLSVFWLIPQFFLVGAGEAFTYIGQLDFFLRECPKGMKTMSTGLFLSTLSLGFFVSSALVTIVHKVTGESGKGAWLPDDLNKGKLYDFYWLLAVLSTLNLVVFVVAAARGYVYKEKRTADDSVDGMELEEEGCCHA; this is translated from the exons ATGGCCAGCTTACCTGAGACTGCCGGAGAGGGGAAGACCCTCCCCGACGCGTGGGACTTCAAGGGCCGCCCCGCCGTCAAGTCCCGAACCGGCGGCTGGTCTTGCGCTGCCACCATATTAG GGGTGGAGCTGTGCGAGAGATTGACGACGCTGGGCATTGCGGTGAACCTGGTGACGTACCTGACCGGTACCATGCACCTCGGCAGCGCCGCATCTGCCAACATCGTCACCAACTTCTTGGGCACCTCCTTCATGCTCTGCCTCCTCGGTGGCTTCATCGCCGACACCTACCTCGGCCGGTACCTCACCATTGCCATCTTCACCGCTGTCCAAGCCTCT GGGGTGACCATCTTAACCATATCGACGGCGGCGCCGGGGTTGAGGCCGCCGGCTTGCGACGGCTCCTACTCCGGTGGTTGTGTGCGGGCGAGCGGTCTGCAGCTGGGGGTGCTCTACCTGGGACTCTACCTGACGGCCCTTGGGACGGGCGGGCTCAAGTCCAGCGTCTCTGGGTTCGGCTCCGACCAGTTCGACGAGACCGACGGAGCCGAGAAGAAGCAGATGACCAAGTTCTTCAGCTGGTTCTTCTTCTTCATAAGTCTCGGCTCGCTGATGGCGGTGACGGTGCTGGTCTACATCCAGGACAACCTCGGGCGCCCGTGGGGCTACGGCATCTGCGCCGTGGCCATCGTGTTCGGCCTGGTCGTGTTATTGTCGGGCACCAGAAGGTACCGTTTCAAGAGGCTGGTGGGGAGCCCTCTGACCCAGGTCGCCGTCGTCGTTGCCAGCTCGTGGCGGAAGAGGCGCCTCGCCTTGCCGGCGGACCCGTCCATGCTCTATGACCTCGACTCCAACGTAGGCGGGGCAGAGAACAACAAGAAGAAGCAGAAGTTGCTTCACAGCAAGCAGTTCCG TTTCTTGGACCGGGCGGCCATTGTGGAAGACGACGCTACCACGGAACAGAGCAAGCGGCGGCTGTCCACCTTGACGGACGTGGAGGAGGTGAAGCAAGTGATCCGGATGCTCCCCACCTGGGCCACCACCATCATGTTCTGGACCGTCTACGCCCAGATGACCACCTTCTCCGTGTCACAGGCCACCACCATGGACCGCCGCATCGGCCCTTCCTTCGAGATCCCCGCCGGCTCCCTTACCGTCTTCTTCGTCGGTTCCATCCTCCTCACCGTCCCCGTCTACGACCGTCTCGTCGTCCCCGCCGCCCGCCGCGTCACCGGGAACCCACACGGCCTCACTCCCCTGCAGCGCATCGCCGTCGGTCTCGCACTCTCCATCCTCGCCATGTGCGCCGCCGCGCTCACCGAGCGCAAGCGCCTCGCCGCCGCCTGGACTGACCCGACCGACACCGCCGGCGTCGTGCCCCTCAGCGTCTTCTGGCTCATCCCCCAGTTCTTTCTGGTGGGGGCGGGCGAGGCGTTCACCTACATCGGTCAGCTGGACTTCTTCCTGAGGGAGTGCCCCAAGGGCATGAAGACCATGAGCACCGGGCTGTTCCTCAGCACGCTCTCGCTCGGCTTCTTCGTGAGCTCGGCACTGGTCACCATCGTCCACAAGGTGACCGGAGAGAGCGGCAAGGGGGCGTGGCTGCCAGACGACCTCAACAAAGGGAAGCTCTACGACTTCTACTGGCTCCTGGCGGTCCTGAGCACGTTGAACCTGGTAGTATTCGTGGTGGCGGCGGCAAGGGGTTACGTCTACAAGGAGAAAAGGACGGCCGACGACAGCGTCGACGGGATGGAGCTGGAGGAGGAGGGCTGCTGCCATGCATGA
- the LOC135619043 gene encoding probable xyloglucan galactosyltransferase GT19 produces the protein MNALEKSVIACPSMALPFIFAFLFLLSGDFRAAATAAECEGRWIYIRELPSRFNTDLLATCDDFPLLFELREQQEKSLLPFIANHGLGPRTHNRSHSWYRTDPLFMELLFHRRMLEYPCLVADPAAADAVFLPYYAAIAALPFLYSPDQWNSSALHGRDLADWLRRDRPGIWSRRAGHDHFLAVAGAAWDFDNDPAQTTVWGTAFLGLPECYNLSALTLESRAWPLQEHAVPPPTSFHPATLGRFNAWLARARRSRRPALMLFAGGAASSSGRPNIASSIRAECELRRDLCDIVDCSRGACAHDPGRFMRPMIRARFCLHPPGDTPTRRSTFDGILAGCIPVFFEEASAARQFGWHLPRRRYSDFSVLIPKEEVVFRGRRIADVLEAIPRARVRRMRNAVLELAPAVMYRRHGSSTALRARKDAFDLAIEGVLRRIRRRVQAMEQGTNPLVLVGEDEEEQHQQHLQPSDS, from the coding sequence ATGAACGCCCTCGAGAAGTCCGTCATCGCCTGCCCCTCCATGGCTCTTCCCTTCATCTttgccttcctcttcctcctctcgggGGATTTCAGGGCGGCGGCGACAGCGGCCGAGTGCGAGGGCCGCTGGATCTACATCCGCGAGCTGCCGAGCAGGTTCAACACCGACCTTCTCGCTACTTGCGACGACTTCCCCCTCCTCTTCGAGCTCCGGGAGCAGCAGGAGAAGAGCCTCCTCCCCTTCATCGCCAACCATGGATTGGGGCCTCGCACCCACAACCGCTCCCACTCCTGGTACCGCACCGATCCCCTCTTCATGGAGCTCCTTTTCCACCGCCGCATGCTTGAGTACCCCTGCCTCGTCGCTGACCCTGCCGCCGCCGATGCCGTCTTTCTCCCCTACTATGCGGCCATTGCGGCCCTCCCCTTCCTCTATTCCCCCGACCAATGGAACTCCTCCGCCCTCCATGGCCGCGACCTCGCCGATTGGCTCCGCCGCGACCGCCCGGGGATCTGGTCTCGCCGCGCCGGCCATGACCACTTCCTCGCCGTGGCCGGCGCCGCCTGGGACTTCGACAACGACCCTGCCCAAACCACGGTGTGGGGCACCGCCTTCCTCGGCCTCCCCGAGTGCTACAACCTCTCTGCTCTAACACTCGAGTCGCGTGCCTGGCCTCTTCAGGAGCACGCCGTCCCGCCCCCGACCTCCTTCCACCCCGCCACCCTCGGCCGCTTCAATGCCTGGCTCGCCCGCGCGCGCCGCTCTCGTCGCCCCGCACTCATGCTCTTCGCAGGCGGGGCTGCCTCCAGCAGCGGTCGGCCCAACATCGCCTCGAGCATCCGCGCCGAGTGTGAGCTCCGCCGCGACCTCTGCGACATCGTCGACTGCTCCAGGGGCGCCTGCGCCCACGATCCCGGTCGCTTCATGCGCCCCATGATCCGGGCCCGGTTCTGCCTCCATCCGCCGGGCGACACTCCGACGCGCCGGTCCACCTTCGACGGCATCCTCGCCGGGTGCATCCCGGTGTTCTTCGAGGAGGCGTCGGCAGCGAGGCAGTTCGGATGGCACCTCCCACGCCGCCGGTACAGTGACTTCTCCGTGCTAATACCCAAGGAGGAGGTGGTATTCAGGGGTCGGCGGATCGCTGACGTGTTGGAAGCGATACCCCGGGCGCGGGTGCGGCGGATGAGGAATGCGGTACTGGAGCTGGCGCCGGCCGTGATGTACCGCCGGCACGGGAGCTCCACTGCGCTGCGGGCGCGGAAGGACGCGTTCGATCTGGCCATCGAGGGGGTCCTGCGGCGCATCCGAAGGCGGGTGCAAGCGATGGAGCAGGGGACGAACCCGCTCGTCCTGGTCGGTGAGGACGAGGAAGAGCAGCATCAGCAGCATCTGCAGCCGTCTGATAGCTGA